In the genome of Acidobacteriota bacterium, the window TGTTCAGGTTGGGGGAGGTCGCGGTGTGGAAGACCTGGGGGGCGGACCCCTTGAACTCCACGGTCCAGGCGGTGCCGACCGACAGGGTGCCGTAGTCCAGGAAGTGCCGGTAAACGTCGTAGTTGAAGGCGGTGGGCGCGTTGCCGCTCAGGGTGAGCGTCGCCCCGGAAGCGAGCACGACGGTGGCGGCCGCGGCGTTGGCGTTGACGGCGGGGGCGGTGTTGGGGGCGGGGTAGGTGTAGATCCCGACGTTGTCGGTGCTGGTGGGCACGGCGTCGCGGCTCCAGTTGGCGGCCGCGGTGTAGAGGCCGTTGTTGGCGGCCGACAGCCAGGTGTTGAAGGCGGCCGAAGCGACGAAGTTGGACGTGCCGGAGCCCAGGCCGAACCCGGAGAGGTTTACCGTGAGCGGCGTGGTGGAGTAGCGCGAGTTGTCGTAGTGGGTGAGCCCCCAGCGGGTGTAGTTTTCCGAGGAGCCGGCCTCCCCGTCGTCGAAGCGCAGGTAGAGGAGCAGGCCCGACTCGCGCCCCGTCAGGTTTCGCGTCATCGCCTCCCGGATCTCCTGGGCCGTCCGGGCGGTGTTCCAGAGGCGCAGCTCGTCCAGCTGACCCTTGAAGTAGCCGGCAGGGTACTGGTTGACGCCGACGAGCAGGGGGGGCAGCGGGGCGGTCGTGTGAGAGAGGCTGCCGCCGAAGCCGCCCGCCGTCTCGTCGAGGACGCCGTCCACGTAGCACGAGAGGTTGCCGGAAGCGTCCCGGGTCACCGCCACGTGGTGCCACGCGTCGTCCAGGACGTTCCGGGTGAAAACCTTGGTCTCCGTGGGCGTGCTCCCCCGGATCGTGACGGCGACGGCCCCGGTGGTCTGCTTCAGGGTAATGATCAACCCCCGGGTGTCGTTGGACTTGTCAATGACGGGCCGGTCGATCGCCCGGTCGGACCCCTTCACCCAGAAGAGCACCGAGAAAGCCCCCGTGCCCACGTTGAAGCGGTTGTCGTGGTCGATGGAGGCGTAGTCGTCGGCGCCGTCGAAATCCAGGGCCAGGCGGGGCCCCGCGAAGGCGCCCGACTGGTAGTAGATCAGGGTGCCGAAACCGACGCCGTTCACCGGGCTGCTGGTGGCGTCGTTCAGGTTGCTCTCGAAGCGGTAGTAGCCGACCGGCGGGGACGCCATGGGGAAGGTCGCCGACAGTTCCGAGTACAGGTTCTGCCGGATCTCCGCGGCCGTCCGCGCCGTGTGCCAGACCCGGAACTCGTCCATGCGGCCGGTGAAAAAGAAGGGTTGGGTCGTGTTGTCGCCGCCGACGTAAAGGGATCCGTCGTTTGTCCCCTTGTGGGAGAGCCCGCTGAAGGTGGTGGAGACTTCCAGCCCGTTGACGTAGAGCGAAACCGTTGAGCTGTCCGGATTGTAGGCATTGACCCGTTTCACGGCGACGTGCGTCCAGCCGGCGCCGACGGTGAGCGGGGTGGAACTGGCGGTCTGGACCGCCCCGTTGCCGTCCTGAAAGTTCAGGCGCAGGCAGTGGTCGGTCCCGATGTAAAAGTAGTAATCGCTGGAGGAAGCCCCCTGGCGAATCTTGTGCACCAGGGTTTGCTGGACACCCGTCGCGGAGCGCTTGACCCAGGCTTCCCAGGTGAAATCCCCCGACAGGTTGTACTTCGCCCCGGTCAGCGTGAAGTAATTGTTCACGCCGTTGAACTCCAGGCACGCCCCGTCACCGGTGCCGGCCCGGACCGCCGAGGGGGCGACGACCGTCAACAGGACGACCAATCCCGGCCATACCCACGATGTCTTATTCCCTGCCTTCATCGTACCCTCCCCTTCCCGGACGGCTTCCGACACCTGACAACCCAGTTTATCAATATCACAAACGGCCCATCGATCAAGGGAAATGATCACATTTCTTCACTTTTATTGATGGAAGCCTGGCGATCAACCGCCCGCCCGGACTTTTTCGTGGTTTTCGTTTATTTCGTGGTTTCTCTTACGGTTACCCCGGGAGGATGAGCAGGTGTCGCGCCGGGGCCCCCTCCGGGGTCACGGTGATCTCCAGGGCGGTGCTGGAGAGCCCCGTGGGCGGCGCCAGCCGGTGAAGGACGTGGGGCAGGGTGTCCAGGCGCCCGCCCCAGCGGGCCAGTTCGTTGTGAAGTTTCGCCAGGCGCTCCGCGAAGTCGGCCAGCGCCTCGACGGGGAAACGGGCCTCGGGAACCGGGGTCCCCGTCCGGCGGAGCTGCTCGAAGGCCCGCCCCGCTTCCCGGGCCAAACGGAACGTGGCCTCGAGAACGGCGGTTTCCGCGTGGTCCAGGGGGACGTAGTGGACGCGGGCTTTGCCCTGGGCCGGTCCCAGCCGGGCCATGCACCCCCCCGTCAACCGGCCCTGGCGGCGGAAACGCTCGAGGTTGGACGCCGTCTGGAGCGCCCCGCCCAGCCGGCGGAGGCCGTCGGTGGGCCGCCCGTGCCGCAACCAGCTCCAGCAGAGGATTTCCAGGATGTGGGACTCGACGGCGCCGGCCACGTCGTCCCTTTCCAGGAGGGCCTTGAAGACCCGGCCGGGGACCCGGGCCTTGTAAGCCACTTCCGCGGCGGGCCAGGGCGGGCCTCCCCCCAGGGCCTCGGCCGCGACGTCGCGGGCGGTCCGGCCGGCCAGCAGGCCGGTGGCCTCGGCCATGGCCAGGAGATCGGCGAGTTCGTCGGGTCGTGAGACCGGGTCCGCCGCGGCGAGGTGGTACTCGGCACCGAAAGCGGGGCGAAGATCGCCGGTGTACGGACGCGGGTCGCCCGTCGTGACGTGGGCCAGGAGGGCCACCCGGAAATCGCCATGCTGCCGGCGGCCCTTCTCCCAACCCCGCTCCACGGTCCCCCCGGCGGAAAGGTAGACGGTCTGGGCCCAGCCGTCCCCGTCCGGCACGATCCGCAGGGACTGCCACGTGGACAGCGACTCCACCGACTTCCAGCACCGCGGGCCGAGCTGCAGGTGGAACTTGAGGGAACGCCGGAGCGCTTCCGAACGGTAGGCCTGGAGGAGCCGGACCCCCGGGACGTCCGCTTCCGGCGGGCAAGCCCCGGTATCCCCCCCGGCCAGGGCCCGGAAGGCCGCCGCCGCCCCCGCCGCACGGGGGTCGAACTCGACCTCCAGGAGGACGTCTCCCGCGCGCTTTCGCAGGTACTCCACCCCAGCCTCGAGGCGCCAGCGCGCCGCGAAGAGCTTCCCGAGAGCGTCGAGGTAGGCCTTGTCCCAGGTTTCCAGGCGCGTGAGGACGGACCGGGCCACGCGACCGGCGGCGCGCAGGGCGTTGTCGGGGACGAGCCCGGCGGGCCCCTCCGCCAGCACCGCGGCCGCCAGGCGACGGAGCCCCTCGTCCGCCAGGGCGCCGACCGCTTCCGGGGTGTCGAGCCGGGCGAGGGCTTCGAGGACCGTCTTCGCCCGCCCCGCCCCCAGGACTTCCCGGAGCAGTTTTTCCAGGAGCGCCGGTCTCCCCGTTCCGAAGAGCGTGTCGAGGGCGGCGCCGCAGGCGTCCAGCCGGCCGGCCCGCCCGGCAAACTCCTCCAGGGGGAAGCTTTCCGGGCCCAGGGCGTCCGCGAGGGCCGCGGCCAGGTTCGCCGCCCTGCCGGCGGTGAGCGCGGCGCGCAGGCCGCCCTCCAGATCGGCGAACAACCCCGGGCGATCCCACAGCAGGTCGCGAAGCCGGCCGTCCAGGTCGAGGAAGGCGCCGGCGACGGCGGCCACGGCCTCCCGGGCCGCCTCGGGCAACAGGTGCTCGCGCAGGATCTCCAGGACGGGTGCAAGGGCCGTTTCGGCCAGGAGGCGAGCCAGGGCGTCGGAGGGGTCCCCCCCGCTCCCGTCGAGGGCGGCCGCACCCTTCAGGGCGGCCAGGAGCCGTTCGGGGTCGATCCCCAGCAGGCACCCCACCACCCGCTCGATGGGCGGCAGGGGCCCGGCGGCGCCGGCGGAGAATTCGGCGCCCAGGACCGCCCCCATCCCGAACTCCCGGTCCGACTCCTTCCGGACCGTCGCGCGGAGCACGCGGCCGGCGGGCCCTTCATCGGCGTGGACGAGGAGGGAGAAGCGGCTCTGGAGGCGGGCGTTCCCCCGCACCCGGAGCGCCCCCGGGAAGGCCAGGGTCAGCGGCGAGGGGAGCAGGGCGCCCAGCGGTTGCGTCATCGGGATCTCGAGCGCGGCTCTCCACGGGAGGGCGATCCCCGCCGTCAGAGTCAGCACCCCGTCCCGGGAGAGGCAGAGGCGGGTGTCCGGCGCGGGCAGGCGGCCGGGCTCCGCGGCGGCGTGCGGAAGCCGGAGTTCGCGGAGCACGCCGCGGAGGAGGTCCGCGGCCCCCAGGCCGGCGGGGAAGACCCGGAGGACCCGCAGGACCGCTTCGCCCTCCACCCCGAGCCCGGCGGTGGCGGCAAGGGCGCCGAACCGGGCGGCGGCGCCGGGCCGCCGGGGGCCCCTGGCCAGCGAGGCGCGGGCGGAGGCGTCCCCGTCAACGCAGCCGGCCAGGTCCATCAGCAGTGCGATCTTTCCCTCGGGAAGGGGCTCGGTGAGGCCCATCACCTTCAGATCCTCCCCCCCCTCCCCGGCCCGGAACGCCCGGAGACGGCCGGACGGCCCGCCGCCCATCGACAGGGTGAAGGTCGCGTCAACCCCTTTCAGGGCGGCCTTCCCCTTGCCCGTGCACCGCAGCAGGGCCAGCGGCCGTGCCGGGTCGAAGGCCTCGGGTCCCAGGGGGCGGTTGGAGGCGAGCGCCTGCTCGAAGGCGGGGTGGACGTCCCAGGCCAGTTCGGCGTCACCGGTGAAGTCGGTTTTCCAGTGGGCAGCGGACATGGGGGCCTCCGAAGAAAGAAGTCAGGAGACAGGAGACAGGAGTGAGAGCGACTTCGGCAGGTGTTCCTGTTTTCCGGTTGTCCTGATGATACCCCGACCGACTGAGCGGTGCAAGGGGAACGGCGGCCCCCCCCCCCCCCCCCCCCCCCCGGCGGCGGGCGGGCGGCCACCCCCGCCTCCCCCCCCCTGCCAAGAGAGGAGGAGCAGCAGGGGGGGGGCCGGACAAANNNNNNNNNNGGGAGGGGGCTTGGGGGGGTTTTCTGTTTTTTGTGTTGTCCTTGTATACCCCCCCCCCCTGGGGGGGGGAAAGGGGGGGGGGCGCCCCCCCCCCCCCCCCCGCAACGTCGGCATGAGCGCGACAGCCATCGCTTGCCCGCGAATCACGCGAATGAACGCGAAGCAGTGGTGATGACCTCGCAAAAAGTCCTGGTTGTGATCTCACCGAGGCACAGAGGCTTGGAGAAGAATCGTAAGGATTGTTGATTCTATTAAATACGATTTGCATTTCTCTGTGCCTCCGTGCCTCTGCGAGCGAAAAGGACGTTTTCGGGGATGTCACCCTGGCCGGATGGGTGAGCCCCGCCATGGTATACTGCCCCGAGTTTCCCCGCGCCACGCCGCGGGAACGCGAGGTGGCAGCCGATGCACGAAGACCTCCCGGAAAACCCTGACGGCGAAGATCCCGGGCTCGCCGCCGAACAGGACCGCCTCCTCCGTGAGCGTTTTCCCGGCGGCTTTCCGGGCTGCCTGGCCGGGGAGCGCTACCTGTGCAAGTGGTCCCGGGCTGCGGAGGCCTTCCCCGAATGGGACCAGGTCGCCGCGTGGCCGCGCCTTCACGTGGAGATCGGCTGCGGGAAGGCCCTGGGGCTCGTCGAGCAGGCCCGGTGCGAGCCGGGGGCCTTCCACCTCGGGATCGAGCGCTGCGCCGAACGCTTCCGCGCCGCCCTCCGCCGGGCCGAGCGGGCGGCCCTGCCGAACCTGCTGGTGGTGCGGCGCGACGCCGTCCCCCTGC includes:
- a CDS encoding LamG domain-containing protein — protein: MKAGNKTSWVWPGLVVLLTVVAPSAVRAGTGDGACLEFNGVNNYFTLTGAKYNLSGDFTWEAWVKRSATGVQQTLVHKIRQGASSSDYYFYIGTDHCLRLNFQDGNGAVQTASSTPLTVGAGWTHVAVKRVNAYNPDSSTVSLYVNGLEVSTTFSGLSHKGTNDGSLYVGGDNTTQPFFFTGRMDEFRVWHTARTAAEIRQNLYSELSATFPMASPPVGYYRFESNLNDATSSPVNGVGFGTLIYYQSGAFAGPRLALDFDGADDYASIDHDNRFNVGTGAFSVLFWVKGSDRAIDRPVIDKSNDTRGLIITLKQTTGAVAVTIRGSTPTETKVFTRNVLDDAWHHVAVTRDASGNLSCYVDGVLDETAGGFGGSLSHTTAPLPPLLVGVNQYPAGYFKGQLDELRLWNTARTAQEIREAMTRNLTGRESGLLLYLRFDDGEAGSSENYTRWGLTHYDNSRYSTTPLTVNLSGFGLGSGTSNFVASAAFNTWLSAANNGLYTAAANWSRDAVPTSTDNVGIYTYPAPNTAPAVNANAAAATVVLASGATLTLSGNAPTAFNYDVYRHFLDYGTLSVGTAWTVEFKGSAPQVFHTATSPNLNNLTLNQGAASTLTLSGNKTVNGTLRITSGDLYLNGATVYLGSSATLDGNGDDNRVYANIHGPTGSLETTRVFSTVTPYPGNVAKLGAEIVSTDAALGATTIRRTYGPQTGDFGRQSINYSFVISPATNDALNATWRYHYADNQLNGITETDLAFYRYSDAYHLWEGPYGDAPDTTNNHVEVSGVNAFSLWTLASRQAPLLIRLVSFTAAPAAALKGIRLEWATASEIDNAGFHLWRAEAPDGPWFRVNAHLIPGLGTEATGAEYAWVDTEVGSLKAYWYQLEDVDFRGCSTYHGAVAARSPLIVPNPLPDAGEDTPPPPGSLDLHRLQ